Part of the Pedobacter sp. MC2016-14 genome is shown below.
CAAGTTATCAGGGTGTACGTACGGCTATGCATGAGATAGCGCATACCTATGGCGTTGGCCTGTCAGCAGGTTTTACAGCAAATCTCTCCTCATCAGACTTTGTAGGGGCCAACGCTGTAAACATGGTGAAGAGTTTTGACGGGGCAGCCGGAGCAATTCACACAGGCGGCGGTCATATTTGGCCCTATGGTTTAAATTATGATAATGAATGGTCCTCAACCAATGCTTACAGGCATGTTAAAATTATCTGGGCCATGCGCGCTGACGGTATGTAAATGAATCTTAAAATCCGCGTATAAGCGGATAATATTTGGGCAATATCTGTTTGAGGACTGCTTATATTTACATGCTAAACATAAACAAACTACTCAAGCTTATATTGCTCATTTATGATAAAGAAGAACTGCTTACTCATTTCCTTTTCCATCCTCATTCTTTTCATTCTCCCTTCACCAATATCCTTTGCGCAAACGCGTACTGAATACTTACTTAGTAAAAACTGGAAATTTAGTAAAGGTGATTTTAAAAATGCCCCTGAACCCACATTTCCTGATCAGCAATGGGAAACCGTAAGTATTCCCCATGACTGGGCTATAAAAGGCCCATTTAACGGGCAGAATGATTTGCAAAAAGTTCAGATTGTACAAAATGGTGAAAAAGAAGCCAGTGTAAAATCTGGCCGTACAGGCGGCTTGCCTTTTGTAGGCATAGGCTGGTACCGCAATAAATTTACCGCTCCTGCTTTTGGAAAAAATAAAAGGGCTGTATTGCTTTTTGACGGTGCCATGAGTAATCCTTATGTGTACGTAAATGGTAAGGAGGCTGGACATTGGGCTTACGGCTACAATTCATTTTCTATTGATATTACCAATTATCTTATTGAAGGAAAGGAAAATACATTGGCGGTGCGCCTGGAAAATAAAGCGCAATCTTCCAGGTGGTATACTGGCGCAGGATTATACAGAAATGTACATTTAATCATTACAGAAGATGTCAACGTTCCGGTTTGGGGCACTTACCTTACCACTCCAGAAGTGAATGCAGACTTTGCTAAAGTGAAAATTAAAACCAAGGTAGAGAGCCTAAGGACTAACACTAGCGGACTGCGCTTACAGACCACCATTGTAGATGCAAAAGGACAGCTGATTGCTGAAAGTTCTTCTGATCTTTTGGCTACAGACCATATGGAATTTGAACAAAATCTTGTAGTTAAAAACCCGGTACTATGGTCGCCGGAAAGCCCTGTACTGTACAAAGCCATTTCAAAAGTGTACCATCAGGGCAAGTTGAAAGATGAATATTCTACCAGTTTTGGAATCCGCAGCATAAAATTTGAAGCTGGTAAAGGCTTTTCTTTAAATGGGGTTTACAGAAAATTTAAAGGGGTTTGTAACCATCATGATCTTGGACCGCTTGGTGCTGCAATTAACGTATCTGCTTTACGCAGACAGTTAACATTGCTTAAAGATATGGGTTGCGATGCCATACGGACCTCTCATAATATGCCTGCGCCAGAACTTGTCAAACTTTGTGATGAAATGGGTTTTATGATGATGGTAGAGTCATTTGACGAATGGAAAGCCAGAAAAGTAGCGAATGGCTACAGCCATTTGTTTGACGAATGGGCAGAAAAAGATTTGGTGAATATGATTCACCGTGACAGGAATAATCCTTCAGTAGTGATGTGGAGCATAGGAAACGAGGTTCCCGACCAAAGCACTAAAAACGGAAATAAGATCGCTAAATTTTTGCAGGACATCTGCCATCGGGAAGATCCTACCAGACCTGTTACGGCAGGGATGGATCGAATTAATGATGCAATAAACAATAACTTCGCCTCCATTCTTGATGTTCCCGGCTTTAATTATAAGCCCATGCTGTACGACAATGCCAATAGTAAATTGCCACAAGGATTTATTTTGGGTACGGAAACGGCCTCAACGGTAAGTTCCAGAGGGGTATATAAGTTTCCAGTGGCTTTTGCTAAAATGAAAATGTACGATGACAATCAAAGTTCTTCCTATGATGTAGAATTTTGTAACTGGTCTCAAATCCCGGATGATGAATTTGTTAAACAGGATGACCTTGGTTTTGTGATTGGCGAATTTGTTTGGACTGGCTTTGATTACCTCGGCGAACCTACGCCATATGATGCTAAATGGCCATCGCATAGCTCGTACTTTGGTATTATTGACCTTGCCGGCATCCCGAAAGATCGGTTTTACCTTTATCGCAGCAATTGGAACAAGGAAAAACCTACACTACATGTGCTGCCACATTGGACTTTCCCCGGCAGGGAAGGTCAGGTTACCCCAGTGTTTTGTTATACCAGTTACCCTTCTGCAGAATTGTTTGTAAATGGAAAAAGCATGGGGAGACAGGTAAAGAACAACAGTGCCAATATGAACAGGTACCGCCTGATGTGGAATGATGTGGTTTATCAGCCTGGGCTTATTAAAGTTGTGGCTTACGATGAAAATGGCAAAGCAGTAGCAGAGGAAACTGTGAAAACTGCCGGCAAGCCACATCACCTTGTGTTAAGGTCTGATCGTAATTCACTTTCTGCCGATGGCAATGATCTTGCCTATGTGACGGTTAAAATTGTAGATGCAGAAGGGAACCTTTGTCCCGATGCCGACAATATATTGAATTTTTCAGTGAGCGGTGAGGGTTCTTACAAGGTAGTCGCAAACGGAGATGCAACCAGCCTTGAACTTTTTCACCTGCCATACATGAAAGCCTTTAAAGGGATGTTGGTTACTACTTTGCAGTCTTCAGAAAAAGCCGGGACAATTACCTTAAAAGTATCTGGAAAAGGATTAAAAACTGCTGTCTTTAGCCTCAAATCAGAATAAACATGCAGGTATTTGGGTAAAATGTTGCCTGTTTTAGGTAGAATTACGTTTTGTATACTCTCATTTTCTTGTTAAAATTGGTTTCAAAGATGAACATGAATTATAAGATAAACTTTGCTATACTCATCTCCACCTTATGCGGTATAACAGCTTCTGCACAAATAAAGGATGCCATCATGGTGGATGTTGCCAGGTCTGAAAGTAAAGTCTCGCCTACCATGTGGGGCATTTTCTTTGAAGATATCAATATGGGTGCTGACGGGGGCTTATATGCCGAGATGGTAAAAAACCGTTCTTTTGAGTTTTTAAAGCCTTTAATGGGGTGGAATATAAAGGGTAAGAAGGTTAAAGAAGGAGATGTATTGGTGCTCAACAGGCAGGAAGCCAATGTAGCCAATCCAAGGTACCTGAGGGTAAATGTTAAAGCTGCGTTGAAAGGAGATGTTGGCCTTAGTAATGCCGGCTTTAAAGGAGGAATGGGCGTAAAGAAAGGCTTGAGATATGATTTTTCTGTACGCTGCCGTCAGCAGGGGGCAAATGTTACCTTACACATTGAATTGCTGGATGAAAAAGACCAGTTGCTTGGTGGCGGAATACTAAAACCTTCCGGCACTTCAGGACAATGGGGAAAGCAGGAGATTAGTTTTACTGCAAATGAAGGCTCTGGTAATGCTAAATTGAACATTTGGATGGAAGGTACCGGCGTGCTTGACCTGGATATGATCTCTCTTTTTCCTGGTGATACCTGGAAAGGGCGAAAGGCAGGTATGCGTGCAGATATGGTTCAGCTATTGGCGGATATGAAGCCTGGTTTTATACGCTTTCCCGGTGGTTGTATCGTAGAGGGCATTGATTTGGCCAATCGCTACCAGTGGAAAAAAACGGTGGGACCTATCGAAGAGCGTCAGCTGATCATGAACCGCTGGAACACAGAGTTTGCACACCGCCCTGCACCAGATTATTTTCAAACTTTCGGACTTGGTTTTTTTGAATATTTTCAGCTGGCAGAGGACATTGGTGCTGAGCCCTTGCCCATTCTAAACTGTGGTATGGCCTGCCAGTTTAATACCGCTGAAGTTGTCCCTTTAGATCAGCTTGATCCTTATGTGGAAGATGCGCTGGATCTTATTGAATTTGCAAATGGAGACATCAGCTCCAAATGGGGAAAGTTAAGGACAGAAATGGGGCATCCAGCACCTTTCAATTTAAAATATTTAGGGGTAGGTAATGAAAACTGGGGACCTCAATATGTAGAACGGGCAAAGGTTTTTCAGGCGGCCATCAAGGCTAAGTATCCTAATATCAACCTGATTTTTAGCTCCGGCACAGATCCCGATTCTGAACGTTTTAGGTATTTGGATGCCTCACTGCGTGAAATGAAAGCTGATGTGATTGACGAACATTATTACCGCGCTCCTGAATGGTTCCTTAAAAATGCAGAACGGTATGATCAATACGACAGAAATGGCCCTAAAGTTTTTGCCGGAGAATACGCGGCACATGTTGATGGAAAAATTATCGGGAGTAACCGTAACATCTGGGAGGCGGCAATTGCCGAAGCCGCATTTATGACTGGCTTGGAGCGAAATGCTGCCGTGGTTAATATGGCCTCTTATGCCCCTTTATTTGCAAATACAGAAGGTTGGCAATGGGCACCTGATTTAATTTGGATGGATAACCTGAAGATCTATGGCACACCAAATTACCTGGTACAGAAATTATTTTCTACAAACAAAGGGACACATACAGTTTCTGCATTAATCAATAACAAGGTGATTTCTGGTGCAGATCATTTATATGTGTCTTCAGTAATTGACCGTGTAAAAAAAGAACTTATTGTTAAGATGGTAAATACAGATGGATCCGTTAAAACCAAAGAGATCGCTTTTGAAGGGGTAAAGCTGGCGGGCTCGGGTAGTTTAACGGTAATTAAGGGCGAATTGTCTGATAGGAATACTATAGACAAGCCCTTTTTTATTCTTCCTAAAGAAGAAAAGCTGAAAATAAAAGGCAAGGGCACCACCATCCTGTTACCCGCCAACTCAGTTGTGATGCTTAAAATTGCTTACCATTAATTATAAAGGTGAAATCACTTATGAATATAAAACTAACTAAACACATTATTATTAAGGCCTTTCATCTATGTGCCGGAGCATTTGTACTCCTGCTTTCCGGGAATGGCGCAATGGCGCAAAAGATTAAACCAACGGCCTATCTTTTCACCTATTTTACGGGTAATACGGGTACAGAAGAATCTATACGTTTTGCGATAAGTAAGGATGGATATACCTATAAGGCTTTAAATCACAATCAGCCGGTTATCAGTTCTGCCGCCATCAGTTCAACCGGTGGAGTACGTGACCCAAATATTTTGCGTGGGGCAGACGGCAAGACATTTTATATGGTAGTTACAGATATGGTAGCGGCAAAAGGTTGGAGTTCTAACAGGGCAATGGTCCTTTTGAAATCCAAGGATTTAATAAACTGGACCTCCAGTATTGTCAACATCCAAAAGCGTTTTCCTGGAAATGAAAATCTGCTTCGGGTATGGGCACCACAGACCATTTATGATCAAAGTGTAGGGAAGTATATGATTTACTGGTCCATGAAACACGGAGACGATCCGGATAAAATCTATTATGCCTACGCAAATAAAGATTTTACAGATTTGGAGAACGCTCCTAAACAATTGTTTTTTAGTCCTACCAATGGTGCATGTATTGATGGTGATATCATACTGGATAAAGGTAAATATCACTTGTTTTTTAAAACCGAAGGGGCAGGGGCAGGGATTAAAGTAGCGATCTCCGATCAATTGACAGAAGGTTATGTGCTGCGGGATGGTTATGTTCAGCAAACTAAAGATCCTGTAGAAGGCGCTGGTGTATTTAAACTGAACAATGGAGAAGGTTACGTTTTAATGTACGATGTGTATACTAAGGGCCGTTACCAGTTTACCAAAACCAAAGATTTAAAGCAGTTTACTGTAATAGATCATGAGGTAAAGATGGATTTTCATCCGAGACATGGTACGGTACTGCCCATTACTGCTAAAGAAACCAGGGCGCTGCTTGGTAAATGGAATACTGATCCGGATGCGAACCCGGTTTTGGATGGTTATTATGCAGATCCGGAAATCTTGTATTCGCATAAGACCGGAAAATATTACCTGTACCCAACCAGCGATGGTTTTACGGGTTGGAGCGGTACTTATTTTAAAGCTTTTTCTTCAAATGACCTGACAAACTGGAAAGATGAAGGCGTAATCCTCGACTTACCAAAAGATGTAAGTTGGGCAAAGAAAAATGCCTGGGCACCTACAGCAATAGAGAAAAAGATCAATGGTGCATATCAGTACTTTTACTATTTTACTGCCGCACAAAAAATTGGCGTTGCCGTTGCTGACCACCCTGCCGGACCATTTACGGACATCGGTAAACCGCTGATTGCCGGAAGACCGAAAGGAATTAAGGGCGGTGGACAAGAAATAGATCCAGA
Proteins encoded:
- a CDS encoding family 43 glycosylhydrolase, which codes for MNIKLTKHIIIKAFHLCAGAFVLLLSGNGAMAQKIKPTAYLFTYFTGNTGTEESIRFAISKDGYTYKALNHNQPVISSAAISSTGGVRDPNILRGADGKTFYMVVTDMVAAKGWSSNRAMVLLKSKDLINWTSSIVNIQKRFPGNENLLRVWAPQTIYDQSVGKYMIYWSMKHGDDPDKIYYAYANKDFTDLENAPKQLFFSPTNGACIDGDIILDKGKYHLFFKTEGAGAGIKVAISDQLTEGYVLRDGYVQQTKDPVEGAGVFKLNNGEGYVLMYDVYTKGRYQFTKTKDLKQFTVIDHEVKMDFHPRHGTVLPITAKETRALLGKWNTDPDANPVLDGYYADPEILYSHKTGKYYLYPTSDGFTGWSGTYFKAFSSNDLTNWKDEGVILDLPKDVSWAKKNAWAPTAIEKKINGAYQYFYYFTAAQKIGVAVADHPAGPFTDIGKPLIAGRPKGIKGGGQEIDPDVFTDPKTGKSYLYWGNGYMAAAALNADMVSIDTTSIVNIKPDGTFREGTEVFFRNGKYYFLWSENDTRDENYRVRYGTADSPLGKIKVPEDNIILAKDPAKGIYATGHNSVIQVPGKDEWYIVYHRFTRPAGITMGNAAGYYREVCIDKLEFNIDGSIKKVVPTLKGVKIVK
- a CDS encoding alpha-L-arabinofuranosidase C-terminal domain-containing protein codes for the protein MNYKINFAILISTLCGITASAQIKDAIMVDVARSESKVSPTMWGIFFEDINMGADGGLYAEMVKNRSFEFLKPLMGWNIKGKKVKEGDVLVLNRQEANVANPRYLRVNVKAALKGDVGLSNAGFKGGMGVKKGLRYDFSVRCRQQGANVTLHIELLDEKDQLLGGGILKPSGTSGQWGKQEISFTANEGSGNAKLNIWMEGTGVLDLDMISLFPGDTWKGRKAGMRADMVQLLADMKPGFIRFPGGCIVEGIDLANRYQWKKTVGPIEERQLIMNRWNTEFAHRPAPDYFQTFGLGFFEYFQLAEDIGAEPLPILNCGMACQFNTAEVVPLDQLDPYVEDALDLIEFANGDISSKWGKLRTEMGHPAPFNLKYLGVGNENWGPQYVERAKVFQAAIKAKYPNINLIFSSGTDPDSERFRYLDASLREMKADVIDEHYYRAPEWFLKNAERYDQYDRNGPKVFAGEYAAHVDGKIIGSNRNIWEAAIAEAAFMTGLERNAAVVNMASYAPLFANTEGWQWAPDLIWMDNLKIYGTPNYLVQKLFSTNKGTHTVSALINNKVISGADHLYVSSVIDRVKKELIVKMVNTDGSVKTKEIAFEGVKLAGSGSLTVIKGELSDRNTIDKPFFILPKEEKLKIKGKGTTILLPANSVVMLKIAYH
- the galB gene encoding beta-galactosidase GalB, giving the protein MIKKNCLLISFSILILFILPSPISFAQTRTEYLLSKNWKFSKGDFKNAPEPTFPDQQWETVSIPHDWAIKGPFNGQNDLQKVQIVQNGEKEASVKSGRTGGLPFVGIGWYRNKFTAPAFGKNKRAVLLFDGAMSNPYVYVNGKEAGHWAYGYNSFSIDITNYLIEGKENTLAVRLENKAQSSRWYTGAGLYRNVHLIITEDVNVPVWGTYLTTPEVNADFAKVKIKTKVESLRTNTSGLRLQTTIVDAKGQLIAESSSDLLATDHMEFEQNLVVKNPVLWSPESPVLYKAISKVYHQGKLKDEYSTSFGIRSIKFEAGKGFSLNGVYRKFKGVCNHHDLGPLGAAINVSALRRQLTLLKDMGCDAIRTSHNMPAPELVKLCDEMGFMMMVESFDEWKARKVANGYSHLFDEWAEKDLVNMIHRDRNNPSVVMWSIGNEVPDQSTKNGNKIAKFLQDICHREDPTRPVTAGMDRINDAINNNFASILDVPGFNYKPMLYDNANSKLPQGFILGTETASTVSSRGVYKFPVAFAKMKMYDDNQSSSYDVEFCNWSQIPDDEFVKQDDLGFVIGEFVWTGFDYLGEPTPYDAKWPSHSSYFGIIDLAGIPKDRFYLYRSNWNKEKPTLHVLPHWTFPGREGQVTPVFCYTSYPSAELFVNGKSMGRQVKNNSANMNRYRLMWNDVVYQPGLIKVVAYDENGKAVAEETVKTAGKPHHLVLRSDRNSLSADGNDLAYVTVKIVDAEGNLCPDADNILNFSVSGEGSYKVVANGDATSLELFHLPYMKAFKGMLVTTLQSSEKAGTITLKVSGKGLKTAVFSLKSE